The stretch of DNA TTTTGAAGGGCTCTTCGCCATTCATCAATAGGATCCAATCGGCAATAAGCTCGTCTTGGTGTAATTCTGCCCATGCTTGAACAAGTCTTGCTTGTTTTCGTGGCAAATTTCCTTCAATTAATTCGCATGTTCCTATGTCGACAGTAGCTTTGTATTCTGCATAATAGACGTGAAAGTGTGGCGGAGGATGCTCTCCTGGAGAGAAATACATTCG from Spartobacteria bacterium encodes:
- a CDS encoding DUF4160 domain-containing protein; translation: MPTISMFYGIIIRMYFSPGEHPPPHFHVYYAEYKATVDIGTCELIEGNLPRKQARLVQAWAELHQDELIADWILLMNGEEPFKIQPLQ